The Micavibrio sp. TMED2 genome has a window encoding:
- a CDS encoding peroxiredoxin, which translates to MQSDALRELQAPLKSQYKDDPDSAVITLKADGELDSDKIVCKIDTGKALVEAGLHPATGGNGLSACSGDMLLEALVACAGVTLKAVATALDLPVKGGKVKAEGDLDFRGTLGVDKEAPVGFRDIRLTFELDTTADDEQIATLLKLTERYCVVLQTLQAGLTIDSKITVAA; encoded by the coding sequence ATGCAGTCCGACGCGTTGCGTGAGCTACAGGCTCCGCTGAAATCACAATACAAGGATGATCCCGACAGCGCGGTCATCACCCTGAAAGCCGATGGCGAGCTCGACAGCGACAAGATCGTCTGCAAGATCGACACCGGCAAGGCACTGGTGGAAGCCGGCCTGCACCCGGCAACCGGCGGTAATGGCCTCAGCGCCTGCTCCGGCGATATGCTGCTCGAAGCGCTCGTCGCCTGTGCCGGTGTGACCCTGAAGGCCGTTGCCACCGCGCTCGACCTGCCGGTCAAGGGCGGCAAGGTGAAGGCTGAAGGTGACCTCGACTTCCGCGGTACCCTCGGCGTGGACAAGGAAGCCCCGGTTGGTTTCCGCGATATTCGCCTGACCTTTGAACTCGACACCACCGCCGATGATGAGCAGATCGCGACCCTGCTGAAACTGACCGAGCGCTATTGCGTGGTGCTCCAGACCCTGCAGGCTGGCCTGACCATCGACAGCAAGATCACGGTCGCCGCATAA
- a CDS encoding ABC transporter permease, whose protein sequence is MSSIAADNALTGAETRKKTGFRIPSFRWIEPLLLPVLIAALWEGAANWGWIDALLLPPPSAVADEIAYLWENQDLDMHVLATVWRVAVGFAAGAVAATVLGAITGYAPRAFNAIDPTIQALRSIPSIAWVPLFILWFGIFEAPKVLLIAVGAFFPVYLGLSTAIHGADRKLVEVGRVYRLSAFAMIWRILLPSALPSYITGLRNGLALGWMFVVAAEFMGASEGLGFLLIDGQMTGRAQTIIAAIFLFACLGKASDWLLAGLSRPLLSWQDDFQSAKGR, encoded by the coding sequence ATGAGTTCGATTGCTGCTGACAATGCGCTGACCGGCGCTGAAACCCGCAAGAAGACCGGCTTTCGCATCCCGTCCTTCCGCTGGATTGAACCGCTGCTGCTGCCGGTACTGATCGCGGCACTCTGGGAAGGGGCGGCAAATTGGGGCTGGATCGATGCCCTGCTGCTGCCACCGCCAAGTGCGGTTGCCGACGAGATTGCCTATCTCTGGGAGAATCAGGACCTCGACATGCATGTACTGGCAACCGTCTGGCGGGTTGCGGTCGGCTTTGCCGCCGGTGCCGTGGCCGCCACGGTTCTGGGCGCCATCACCGGCTATGCGCCGCGTGCCTTCAATGCCATCGACCCGACCATTCAGGCCCTGCGGTCGATCCCGTCAATCGCTTGGGTACCGCTGTTCATCCTGTGGTTCGGTATCTTTGAAGCGCCGAAAGTCCTGCTGATTGCCGTCGGTGCGTTCTTCCCGGTCTATCTCGGTCTGTCCACCGCCATTCATGGTGCTGACCGGAAGCTGGTTGAGGTTGGCCGGGTTTACCGCCTGTCTGCATTTGCCATGATCTGGCGCATCCTGCTGCCGAGCGCACTGCCATCCTATATCACCGGCCTGCGCAACGGCCTTGCCCTCGGCTGGATGTTCGTGGTTGCCGCCGAATTCATGGGGGCCAGCGAGGGCCTCGGCTTCCTGCTGATTGACGGTCAGATGACCGGTCGTGCCCAGACCATCATTGCCGCCATCTTCCTCTTCGCCTGCCTTGGAAAGGCCTCGGATTGGCTGCTTGCCGGCCTCAGCCGCCCCCTATTGTCGTGGCAGGATGATTTCCAGTCCGCCAAAGGGCGCTGA
- a CDS encoding sulfonate ABC transporter substrate-binding protein, translating to MSLLTKATTFSRRAALGLLGAATLLPAIGGHNAHAADLKQITVDWAYYNPVSLILKDQKLLEKEFADDGISIRWVQSHGSNKAIEFLNSRSADFASTAGSAALLAKINGSPINAIYVYSKPEWTALVTNKDSDIQTVEDLKGKSVAVTRGTDPYIFLLRALANHGLSESDIKPVLLQHADGGNALKRGQVDAWAGLDPMMAAQELKDGVRLFFRDPDLNTYGFLNTRTAFAEAHPDIVNRVLKIYEEARQYALDNPTVLRDTLAKAARLEPEVAERQIERTDLSNPFIGDIHAQHITAAGVALQNAGIIEEGVDVAANVNALIDRQFVKPFVDKAASN from the coding sequence ATGTCACTTCTTACCAAAGCAACCACCTTTTCACGCCGCGCGGCCCTTGGCCTGCTAGGTGCCGCTACCCTGCTGCCCGCCATCGGTGGTCATAACGCCCATGCAGCGGACCTCAAGCAGATCACCGTCGACTGGGCCTATTACAACCCGGTCAGCCTGATCCTCAAGGACCAGAAACTGCTCGAGAAAGAGTTCGCCGATGATGGCATCAGCATCCGCTGGGTCCAAAGCCATGGCTCGAACAAGGCGATCGAGTTCCTGAACTCACGCAGTGCCGATTTTGCCTCCACCGCCGGTTCCGCCGCCCTGTTGGCCAAGATCAACGGCAGCCCGATCAACGCGATCTATGTCTATTCCAAGCCCGAATGGACCGCGCTCGTCACCAACAAGGACAGCGATATCCAGACGGTCGAGGACCTGAAGGGCAAGAGCGTTGCTGTCACCCGCGGTACCGATCCTTACATCTTCCTGCTGCGCGCGCTCGCCAATCATGGTCTGAGCGAGAGCGACATCAAACCGGTCCTGCTGCAGCATGCCGATGGCGGCAATGCGCTCAAACGTGGACAGGTTGATGCCTGGGCCGGTCTTGACCCGATGATGGCTGCCCAAGAGCTGAAGGATGGCGTTCGCCTGTTCTTCCGCGACCCGGACCTCAACACCTATGGCTTCCTCAACACCCGAACCGCCTTTGCCGAGGCTCATCCAGACATCGTCAACCGCGTGCTGAAAATCTATGAAGAAGCCCGTCAATACGCGCTCGATAACCCGACCGTTCTGCGTGACACCCTGGCGAAGGCTGCCCGCCTCGAGCCGGAAGTTGCCGAGCGTCAGATTGAGCGCACCGATCTGAGCAATCCGTTCATCGGCGACATTCACGCGCAACACATCACCGCTGCCGGTGTTGCCCTGCAAAACGCAGGCATCATTGAAGAAGGTGTCGATGTTGCGGCCAATGTGAACGCCCTGATCGACCGTCAGTTTGTGAAGCCTTTCGTCGACAAGGCCGCGTCAAACTAA
- a CDS encoding 2-methylcitrate dehydratase, which yields MTLHDVRVYPSKAKLAREDQLAWKMAEVAADPVALDDDVIDMIINRIIDNASVAIASANRHPIISARAQAVAHKREGGGATLFGAPADLTVHAEWAAWANGTAVRELDYHDTFLAADYSHPGDNIPGVLAVAQQMGKDGKALCRGIATAYELQVALVKGICLHKHKIDHIAHIGPACAAGIGTLLDLPTETIYQAIQQGLHVTVTTRQSRKGEISSWKAFAPAHATKLAIEAVDRVMRGEGAPSPIYEGEDSVIAYVLDGPDAHYQVPLPAKGQSKRQILDTYTKEHSAEYQSQALIDLAFRMGEKIDDFSKVKDVLLHTSHHTHYVIGTGANDPQKMDPKASRETLDHSIMYIFAVALQDGKWHHVDSYAPERANRPDTVELWHKVRTTEDPEWTRRYHSHDPNEKAFGAKVEITFEDGSKLVDELGVANAHPFGARPFKRAQYIEKFKTLTDGIITPAESERFLELVQRLPNLSVEEVRQLNVVMPDGALQEPAANEKGIF from the coding sequence CTGACCCTCCATGATGTCCGTGTCTACCCATCCAAGGCCAAGCTGGCGCGGGAGGATCAACTGGCGTGGAAGATGGCCGAGGTTGCTGCTGATCCGGTGGCTCTTGACGACGATGTTATCGACATGATCATCAACCGGATCATCGACAATGCCTCGGTGGCGATTGCCTCGGCCAACCGGCACCCGATCATCTCCGCCCGCGCTCAGGCCGTGGCACACAAGCGCGAGGGCGGTGGGGCGACCCTGTTCGGCGCACCGGCTGACCTGACCGTCCATGCGGAATGGGCGGCATGGGCCAATGGCACGGCGGTTCGTGAGCTGGATTACCACGATACCTTCCTCGCTGCCGATTACTCGCATCCCGGCGACAACATCCCCGGCGTGCTCGCGGTGGCGCAGCAGATGGGCAAGGACGGTAAGGCGCTGTGCCGTGGTATCGCCACCGCCTATGAGCTGCAGGTAGCACTGGTGAAGGGCATCTGCCTGCACAAGCACAAGATCGACCATATCGCCCATATCGGTCCGGCCTGTGCCGCCGGTATCGGCACGCTGCTCGACCTGCCGACCGAGACCATCTATCAGGCGATCCAGCAGGGGCTGCATGTCACCGTCACCACCCGCCAGTCGCGCAAGGGCGAGATTTCAAGCTGGAAGGCATTTGCCCCGGCCCATGCCACCAAGCTGGCGATCGAAGCAGTCGACCGCGTGATGCGCGGTGAGGGCGCACCATCCCCGATCTATGAGGGTGAGGACAGTGTCATTGCCTATGTGCTCGACGGCCCGGATGCGCATTATCAGGTGCCGCTGCCGGCCAAGGGGCAGTCGAAGCGCCAGATTCTCGATACCTATACCAAGGAGCACTCGGCTGAGTATCAGAGCCAGGCGCTAATCGACCTTGCCTTCCGTATGGGCGAGAAGATCGACGATTTCTCCAAGGTCAAGGACGTGCTGCTGCACACCTCGCACCACACCCATTATGTGATCGGCACCGGTGCCAATGATCCGCAGAAGATGGACCCGAAAGCGAGTCGGGAAACCCTTGATCACTCGATCATGTATATCTTCGCGGTCGCCCTGCAGGATGGCAAATGGCACCATGTGGACAGCTATGCACCGGAGCGGGCCAATCGCCCGGATACGGTCGAGCTGTGGCACAAGGTCCGGACCACCGAGGACCCTGAATGGACCCGTCGCTATCACAGCCATGATCCGAACGAAAAAGCCTTCGGTGCCAAGGTCGAGATCACCTTCGAGGATGGCTCGAAGCTGGTTGACGAACTTGGTGTCGCCAATGCCCATCCGTTCGGTGCCCGCCCGTTCAAGCGCGCGCAGTATATCGAGAAGTTCAAGACCCTGACCGACGGCATCATTACACCGGCGGAGAGCGAGCGTTTCCTTGAACTGGTCCAGCGCCTGCCCAATCTGTCAGTAGAGGAAGTACGCCAGCTCAATGTGGTGATGCCTGATGGCGCGCTGCAGGAACCTGCTGCCAATGAAAAGGGCATTTTCTAA
- a CDS encoding methylisocitrate lyase, with translation MLHINTTPEQRRKAFRDGLNSGKLLRFPGAIMPVVAMQIEQIGFDGVYISGGVMANELGFPDLGITTLTEVSMKGYAVARATNLPTIIDIDTGFGEPMSVARTIVELTQLGLAGCHMEDQYMPKRCGHLDNKEVVPTADMVRKIKAGVDAKSDPNFVLIARTDARAVEGLDKTIDRIKAYVDAGADMIFPEAMQNESEFEAIREAVDVPLLANMTEFGKTKLLNTQQLTDLGYNLVIYPVTTLRLAMKAIEDGLTQIYNEGTQENVVPMMQPRSRLYEVIHYEDYNEFDTGIFNFDLANNTEGN, from the coding sequence ATGCTGCACATCAACACAACCCCGGAGCAGCGACGCAAAGCGTTTCGCGACGGGCTGAACAGCGGCAAATTGCTGCGCTTTCCGGGTGCCATCATGCCGGTGGTGGCCATGCAGATCGAACAGATCGGTTTTGACGGGGTCTATATTTCCGGCGGGGTGATGGCGAATGAGCTCGGCTTCCCCGATCTCGGCATCACCACCCTGACCGAAGTGTCGATGAAGGGCTATGCCGTTGCCCGGGCCACCAACCTGCCGACCATCATCGACATCGATACCGGCTTCGGTGAGCCGATGAGCGTGGCCCGCACGATTGTCGAGCTGACCCAGCTCGGCCTCGCCGGTTGCCATATGGAAGACCAGTACATGCCGAAGCGCTGCGGCCATCTGGATAACAAGGAGGTCGTGCCGACCGCCGATATGGTGCGCAAGATCAAGGCCGGTGTGGATGCCAAATCCGATCCGAACTTTGTGCTGATTGCCCGCACCGATGCCCGTGCGGTCGAGGGGCTGGACAAGACCATCGACCGGATCAAGGCCTATGTCGATGCCGGGGCCGATATGATCTTTCCGGAAGCGATGCAGAACGAAAGCGAGTTTGAGGCGATCCGTGAGGCGGTTGATGTGCCGCTGCTGGCCAATATGACCGAGTTCGGCAAGACCAAGCTGCTGAACACCCAGCAACTGACCGATCTCGGTTACAACCTCGTGATCTATCCGGTGACCACACTGCGCCTTGCCATGAAGGCGATCGAGGATGGCCTGACCCAGATCTACAATGAGGGCACGCAGGAGAATGTCGTCCCGATGATGCAGCCGCGCTCACGCCTCTATGAGGTGATCCATTACGAGGATTATAACGAGTTCGACACCGGGATTTTCAACTTCGACCTCGCCAATAATACCGAGGGTAACTGA
- a CDS encoding Rho termination factor, with protein MTEDHGPTIKDDEVYEALRDKGMSKEKSARIANAQANDHSNPAKHGGASPPYEEWTKDELMERAAEIGIDGRSSMNKDELIDALRNH; from the coding sequence ATGACTGAAGATCATGGCCCGACAATCAAGGATGATGAGGTTTACGAAGCCCTTCGCGATAAAGGCATGTCAAAGGAGAAGTCGGCCCGCATTGCCAATGCGCAGGCCAATGACCACAGCAACCCTGCCAAACATGGCGGTGCGAGCCCGCCTTATGAGGAGTGGACAAAAGACGAGTTGATGGAACGGGCTGCCGAAATCGGTATCGATGGCCGATCCAGCATGAACAAGGACGAATTGATCGACGCGCTGCGCAATCACTAG
- a CDS encoding 2-methylcitrate synthase, whose product MSEAADIRRGLEGVVADETAISKVMADTNSLTYRGYAVQDLCAHSNFEETAYLLLNGELPNEAQLEEFRKVERNNREISEDLIAVIARFPKDAHPMDTVRTGVSFLGMEDKDCWNHDPAALLDKSIKLMARIPTIIATDYRFRKGLERVEPRADLGFAENFFHMCFGKVPDQATLKCFDISMILYAEHSFNASTFTARTIISSLSEIYAAITGAIGSLKGPLHGGANEAVMHMLLEVGEPDNAEAWMRDALANKKKVMGFGHRVYKNGDSRVPTMHNAFVEMAKHKRELKWVEIEAILSRIMIEEKGIHPNLDYPAGPSYYLMGFDIDMFTPIFVMSRITGWTAHVMEQLASNRLVRPLSAYNGVPQRAVKPIAER is encoded by the coding sequence ATGAGTGAAGCAGCAGATATCCGTCGTGGTCTGGAAGGCGTTGTCGCCGATGAAACAGCCATTTCCAAGGTTATGGCCGACACCAATTCCCTGACCTATCGCGGTTATGCGGTGCAGGATTTATGCGCCCACTCGAATTTCGAGGAAACCGCCTATCTGTTGCTCAATGGCGAGTTGCCGAACGAGGCGCAACTGGAAGAGTTCCGCAAGGTTGAGCGCAACAACCGCGAAATCTCTGAAGACCTGATTGCCGTTATTGCCCGGTTTCCGAAGGATGCGCATCCGATGGATACCGTCCGTACCGGTGTCAGCTTCCTCGGGATGGAGGACAAGGATTGCTGGAACCATGATCCGGCAGCCCTGCTGGATAAATCGATCAAGCTGATGGCGCGTATCCCGACGATCATCGCCACCGACTATCGCTTCCGCAAGGGGCTGGAGCGAGTGGAGCCGCGTGCCGATCTCGGCTTTGCCGAAAACTTCTTCCATATGTGTTTTGGCAAGGTACCGGATCAGGCGACCCTGAAGTGCTTTGATATCTCCATGATCCTTTATGCCGAGCATAGCTTCAACGCCTCCACCTTCACCGCCCGGACCATCATTTCATCGCTGTCTGAGATTTATGCGGCGATTACCGGGGCCATCGGTTCATTGAAGGGGCCGCTGCATGGCGGTGCGAATGAGGCCGTTATGCACATGCTGCTCGAAGTCGGTGAGCCGGATAATGCGGAAGCCTGGATGCGTGATGCGCTGGCCAACAAGAAAAAGGTCATGGGCTTCGGCCACCGGGTCTACAAGAACGGCGACAGTCGTGTGCCCACCATGCACAACGCCTTTGTCGAAATGGCCAAGCACAAGCGCGAGCTGAAATGGGTCGAGATCGAGGCGATCCTGTCCCGGATCATGATCGAGGAGAAGGGCATCCACCCGAACCTCGATTACCCTGCGGGTCCATCCTATTATCTGATGGGCTTCGATATCGACATGTTCACGCCGATCTTCGTCATGAGCCGGATAACCGGCTGGACCGCGCATGTGATGGAGCAGCTTGCAAGCAACCGCCTCGTACGTCCGCTGTCCGCCTATAACGGCGTGCCACAGCGTGCGGTGAAGCCGATTGCCGAGCGTTAA
- a CDS encoding patatin produces the protein MAKSRRRNAKTINLALQGGGAHGAYTWGVLDAILEDGRITIEGISGTSAGAMNAVVLADGFERDGVDGARKALRDFWRQVGEQAAFSPIQRTPFDYLFGSWNLDMSPAFLAFDMLSRVASPYDFNPTGINPLRDLIAGMIDFDRVRKCQAFNLFITATNVHTGRARVFTREELDVDQVMASTCLPQMFQAVEIDGVPYWDGGYMGNPSLWPFFSECQSNDILIVQINPIERNETPKTATEINNRANEITFNASLQRELRAIDFVARLIETGRMSRSDDYEKMLIHRIYDEEAFADLNASSKLNAEFDFLEHLFDLGRKSALSWIETNFDAIGERSTVDVRAMFE, from the coding sequence ATGGCCAAATCACGTCGACGCAACGCGAAGACGATCAACCTCGCCCTTCAAGGTGGCGGCGCCCATGGCGCCTACACCTGGGGCGTGCTTGATGCCATCCTCGAGGATGGCCGCATCACCATTGAGGGCATCAGTGGCACAAGCGCCGGTGCCATGAATGCGGTCGTGCTCGCCGACGGTTTCGAGCGTGATGGCGTGGATGGTGCCCGCAAGGCTCTGCGAGACTTCTGGCGACAAGTAGGTGAGCAGGCGGCATTCAGCCCAATCCAGCGCACCCCGTTCGACTATCTGTTCGGGTCGTGGAATCTGGACATGTCACCGGCATTCCTTGCCTTCGACATGCTGAGCCGGGTTGCCTCCCCCTATGATTTCAACCCAACAGGCATCAACCCGCTGCGCGATCTGATCGCCGGAATGATCGATTTCGACCGGGTTCGCAAATGTCAGGCCTTTAACCTGTTCATTACAGCCACGAATGTCCATACAGGTCGCGCCCGCGTCTTTACCCGCGAGGAACTGGATGTTGATCAAGTGATGGCGTCAACCTGTCTGCCGCAGATGTTTCAGGCGGTGGAGATCGACGGCGTGCCATACTGGGATGGCGGCTATATGGGCAATCCGTCCCTCTGGCCTTTCTTCTCCGAATGCCAGAGCAATGACATTCTGATCGTCCAGATCAACCCGATCGAGCGAAATGAGACCCCGAAAACCGCCACTGAAATCAATAACCGGGCCAATGAGATCACCTTCAATGCCAGCCTGCAGCGGGAACTTCGAGCCATCGACTTCGTTGCACGGCTGATCGAGACGGGCCGCATGAGTCGCAGCGATGATTATGAGAAGATGCTGATCCACCGCATCTATGATGAGGAAGCCTTTGCCGACCTCAACGCCTCAAGCAAGCTGAATGCGGAATTTGATTTTCTCGAACACCTGTTCGACCTCGGCCGGAAATCGGCGCTCTCATGGATCGAGACAAATTTTGACGCGATCGGCGAGCGCTCGACCGTTGATGTCCGCGCCATGTTTGAATAG
- a CDS encoding 3-hydroxybutyrate dehydrogenase, producing the protein MTELSGKNAIVTGSTSGIGLGIATSLAKAGVNVMLNGLGDADEIEKTRADLEKETGVTVLYHGANMLAPAEIHDMVQETEKQLGSVDILVNNAGIQHVSPIEDFPDAKWDAIIGINLSSSFHTIKAAVPYMKKQGWGRIVNLVSAHGLTASPFKVAYVAAKHGMIGLTRTMAVELAQDGITANSICPGYVLTPLVEAQIPDTAKARGITEEEVKRDVLLAAQPTKKFTTVEQIGETVIYLCSDTAENMTGHALTLDGGWTQY; encoded by the coding sequence ATGACCGAATTATCCGGCAAGAACGCCATTGTCACCGGCTCAACCAGCGGTATTGGCCTCGGCATCGCGACGTCACTCGCCAAGGCTGGCGTGAATGTCATGCTGAACGGCCTCGGCGACGCCGACGAGATCGAGAAAACCCGGGCAGACCTTGAGAAAGAAACCGGCGTTACCGTGCTCTATCACGGTGCTAATATGCTTGCCCCGGCGGAAATTCACGACATGGTACAGGAAACCGAAAAGCAACTCGGTTCGGTCGACATTCTGGTCAACAATGCGGGCATCCAGCACGTCTCACCGATCGAGGATTTCCCGGATGCCAAATGGGATGCAATCATCGGCATCAACCTGTCCTCCAGCTTCCACACCATTAAGGCTGCGGTGCCATATATGAAGAAGCAGGGCTGGGGCCGGATCGTCAATCTGGTATCCGCCCACGGCCTTACCGCCTCACCGTTCAAGGTCGCCTATGTTGCCGCCAAGCACGGCATGATCGGCCTGACCCGCACCATGGCGGTCGAACTGGCCCAGGACGGCATCACCGCCAATTCCATCTGCCCCGGCTATGTACTCACCCCGCTGGTTGAGGCGCAAATCCCCGATACGGCCAAAGCGCGCGGGATTACCGAGGAAGAGGTCAAACGTGACGTTCTGCTCGCCGCCCAACCGACCAAGAAGTTCACCACGGTCGAGCAGATCGGCGAGACGGTTATCTATCTCTGCTCTGATACCGCTGAAAACATGACCGGTCATGCCCTCACCCTTGACGGTGGCTGGACCCAGTACTGA
- a CDS encoding glycosyl transferase — MADFHQNGIVATLHKLGDRSLEDLEAELTGYAENSPMALVLPALYSEFETPSMAKIVEEIAKIPYLNEVILGLDMADEDQFKRVKEIMSVLPMKVRILWNDGPRMLEIDRQLKESQLAPTERGKGRNVWYCFGYTLAEDSSKAIALHDCDIVTYDRWLPARLFYPIVHPRFDIKFAKGFYARIHNNAMAGRVFRLFFDPMIRSLKATIGPTDFLNYLGVFRYALSGEFAMRRDVISALRIPSDWGLEVGTLSEMYHILSTNQMCQVDISDCYDHKHQDLSANDMTQGLARMSYDIAKSLYRKLATQGEVISGPVIRTIKANYYRAALDDVEKYYYNARINGLNFDRHKEEAAIEVFLESVLHAGDDFLNTPMEAPFMPNWNRVFSAHPEMREQLREAVEADNA; from the coding sequence ATGGCTGATTTTCACCAGAACGGCATTGTGGCGACGCTGCATAAACTGGGGGACCGTTCTCTCGAGGACCTTGAGGCGGAACTGACAGGCTATGCCGAGAACAGCCCGATGGCACTTGTACTGCCCGCGCTGTACTCGGAGTTCGAGACCCCCTCGATGGCCAAAATTGTCGAGGAAATCGCCAAAATTCCTTATCTGAACGAGGTTATTCTCGGTCTCGATATGGCCGATGAAGATCAGTTCAAGCGGGTCAAGGAGATCATGAGCGTTCTGCCGATGAAGGTCCGAATTCTCTGGAATGACGGCCCGCGGATGCTTGAGATCGACCGCCAGCTCAAGGAGAGCCAGCTGGCTCCGACCGAGCGCGGCAAGGGCCGGAATGTCTGGTACTGCTTCGGCTATACGCTGGCGGAGGACAGCTCCAAGGCCATTGCCCTGCATGACTGCGACATTGTTACCTACGACCGCTGGCTGCCGGCACGGCTGTTCTATCCGATCGTGCACCCGCGTTTCGATATCAAGTTCGCCAAGGGCTTTTATGCCCGCATTCACAACAATGCCATGGCCGGACGGGTATTCCGCCTGTTCTTTGATCCGATGATCCGCTCTCTGAAGGCGACGATCGGGCCGACCGACTTCCTTAACTACCTCGGTGTGTTCCGTTATGCCCTGTCGGGCGAGTTTGCCATGCGCCGTGATGTGATCTCGGCCCTGCGCATTCCGAGCGACTGGGGGCTTGAGGTCGGTACCCTGTCCGAGATGTACCACATCCTCTCCACCAACCAGATGTGTCAGGTGGATATTTCCGACTGCTATGACCACAAGCATCAGGACCTGTCGGCCAATGACATGACGCAGGGATTGGCGCGGATGAGCTATGACATCGCCAAATCACTCTATCGCAAGCTGGCGACCCAGGGCGAGGTGATCTCCGGTCCGGTGATCCGCACGATCAAGGCAAACTACTACCGTGCCGCCCTCGATGATGTTGAGAAGTACTATTACAACGCTCGCATCAACGGCCTGAACTTCGACCGGCACAAGGAGGAAGCGGCAATCGAGGTCTTCCTCGAAAGCGTGCTCCATGCCGGTGACGATTTCCTCAATACGCCGATGGAAGCACCGTTCATGCCGAACTGGAACCGCGTCTTCAGCGCCCACCCGGAAATGCGTGAGCAACTGCGTGAGGCGGTTGAGGCGGATAACGCCTGA